Proteins co-encoded in one Vibrio sp. SNU_ST1 genomic window:
- a CDS encoding DUF3010 family protein, with product MKICGVEIKGNDAVICLLSLSDGVFNIPDCRVSKVAISDANDTQNMKDFQFSFAKLMEDYQVEKVVIRQRQTKGKFAGGGFGFKLEAAIQLIDGLDVTVVSPNEIKESLKRNPLMMKFKETGLKQYQEAPFTTAYACLMQR from the coding sequence ATGAAAATTTGTGGTGTTGAAATCAAAGGTAACGATGCAGTCATCTGTCTTCTATCTCTATCAGACGGTGTATTTAACATTCCTGATTGCCGAGTTTCTAAAGTTGCGATTAGTGACGCAAACGACACACAGAATATGAAAGATTTTCAATTTTCTTTTGCAAAGTTAATGGAAGATTACCAAGTAGAAAAAGTGGTAATTCGTCAACGCCAAACTAAAGGCAAATTTGCTGGCGGTGGCTTCGGCTTCAAACTAGAAGCGGCAATTCAGTTGATCGACGGCCTAGACGTAACCGTTGTATCTCCGAATGAAATCAAAGAAAGCCTTAAGCGTAACCCTCTTATGATGAAGTTCAAAGAAACTGGCCTTAAGCAGTATCAAGAAGCACCGTTTACCACGGCTTACGCTTGTTTAATGCAGCGCTAA
- a CDS encoding PLP-dependent aminotransferase family protein yields the protein MEAELSGNKYLAIEQHIKAQIDKGIFHPDDRLPSIRQLSEQLGVSKNTVIRAYQELEATGWVYSVPKSGYRVKAPNTTICDAPSQPQKVDLLSVTKSVLSRPKGRLKLLAGSAHPNINNPAIRSLYAEIGRHSRLQTQLPGYYQLPPGDEQLVKQLLKITHDLGVPAGSNEIAITHGAQQAISLALRALTKPGDIVAVESPCYFGNLLLLESLGLQALEIPSSISHGIDIPSLQSALNKWEVKTLLLTPNFTNPTGSRMPLANRKALLEISGSLPIIEDDVFGSLAFDIPIASLKELDDQDRVIYVNSLSKTLDSRLRIGWLLSGRYQAQVEKYLLCDNMGSSNLMQSAVGHFLTTGKYRSHLSKMKRLYQVNQKQFQSLLIQALDNYEHLVGRYHLSKPEGSFLNWITLPESVDSYAIYQDCLKHKLGILPGTVFGTNDQYKHCLRFTVANIEESKEWKEGVVTLAKIIAKHTSF from the coding sequence GTGGAAGCAGAACTCAGCGGTAATAAATATCTCGCTATAGAACAACACATTAAGGCTCAGATCGATAAAGGGATCTTTCACCCAGACGACCGCTTGCCTTCCATTCGTCAACTCAGCGAACAACTCGGTGTGAGCAAAAACACCGTGATTCGCGCTTATCAAGAATTGGAAGCGACAGGCTGGGTTTATTCTGTACCTAAATCAGGCTATCGCGTAAAAGCACCGAACACCACCATCTGTGATGCACCGAGCCAGCCTCAAAAAGTCGATCTGCTTTCAGTGACTAAATCGGTTCTTTCTCGCCCAAAAGGCCGTCTAAAATTGTTGGCAGGTTCAGCACACCCGAATATCAACAACCCCGCTATTCGTAGCTTGTATGCCGAAATCGGTCGCCATAGTCGTTTGCAAACTCAGCTTCCCGGTTATTACCAATTGCCTCCCGGCGACGAGCAATTAGTAAAACAGTTGTTAAAGATCACCCATGATCTAGGCGTACCTGCGGGATCGAATGAGATTGCGATTACACATGGTGCTCAACAGGCGATCAGTCTGGCTTTACGTGCATTAACCAAACCGGGAGACATCGTGGCGGTCGAGTCACCGTGTTACTTCGGTAATCTACTTTTACTTGAATCGCTTGGTTTGCAAGCACTAGAAATTCCAAGCAGTATTAGCCACGGCATTGACATTCCATCACTACAGAGTGCGTTGAACAAATGGGAAGTAAAAACCTTACTGCTAACACCCAACTTTACCAATCCAACGGGTTCACGAATGCCATTGGCTAACCGAAAGGCATTACTGGAGATCTCCGGATCTTTACCGATTATCGAAGACGATGTATTCGGTAGCTTGGCATTCGACATCCCCATTGCCAGCCTCAAAGAGCTTGATGACCAAGATCGAGTCATTTACGTCAACTCTTTGTCCAAGACCTTAGATTCTCGCTTGCGTATTGGCTGGCTGCTCTCAGGTCGTTACCAAGCTCAAGTCGAAAAATACCTGCTATGCGACAACATGGGCAGCTCCAATTTAATGCAATCAGCGGTTGGGCACTTCCTCACCACGGGGAAATATCGAAGTCATTTGTCTAAGATGAAGCGACTCTACCAAGTCAATCAAAAGCAATTCCAAAGCCTGTTAATACAAGCGCTTGATAACTATGAACACCTTGTTGGCCGCTACCATCTGTCAAAGCCTGAGGGATCTTTTCTAAACTGGATCACGTTACCTGAATCTGTCGATAGCTACGCGATTTATCAAGATTGTTTGAAGCACAAATTGGGAATATTACCTGGCACAGTATTTGGGACAAACGATCAATATAAACACTGCTTGCGCTTCACGGTAGCGAACATCGAAGAGAGTAAAGAATGGAAAGAAGGGGTTGTGACACTAGCGAAGATAATCGCGAAGCATACTTCTTTTTAA
- a CDS encoding amino acid permease has product MKLFGSSLILSGTALGAGMLAIPMVLAQFGFMISSVLMLLIFVGTTYSALLLAEACTKTKDNSGMSSVAYLTLGSKGKHFINALFYLLLVCMLIAYILGVGDIIHKLLLDLGVDVSTSVAYTIFSLLMGVIVVSGKSYIDKLNRGLFMLMVVMLFIVIASLFSNIRLDYLIQTSQYTANDVVQYSAVIFTSFASMVVIPSLVIYNREATQKQIRNMILLGSVIPLICYLTWLFAIIGNLGTDAISQFHNISELISAFSGQSAWLKVVIALFSALALVTSFLGVSMALYDQNKDAVTNNKLLAYALTFVLPLVLAELFASQFVSMLDYAGMVLVFLAIWGPLAMVVKVRRPDFPHLQTEGSYTAAGGDTALMATFGFGALIFISWFMG; this is encoded by the coding sequence ATGAAATTATTCGGTAGTTCCCTAATTCTTTCGGGAACTGCACTAGGGGCTGGCATGTTGGCCATCCCAATGGTTTTAGCTCAGTTCGGCTTTATGATCAGCTCTGTGCTGATGCTGCTGATTTTTGTTGGCACCACATACTCAGCACTGCTACTCGCAGAAGCCTGCACCAAAACCAAAGACAACAGTGGCATGAGCAGTGTTGCTTACCTGACTTTGGGCAGCAAAGGTAAACATTTTATCAATGCACTCTTCTACCTGCTGTTGGTATGCATGCTCATCGCTTATATCTTGGGTGTAGGCGACATCATTCATAAGCTGCTGCTCGACCTTGGTGTCGATGTCTCTACATCGGTTGCCTATACCATTTTCAGCCTATTGATGGGTGTAATTGTAGTATCAGGTAAATCCTACATCGACAAACTGAATCGCGGACTATTCATGTTGATGGTAGTCATGTTGTTTATTGTGATTGCTTCTCTGTTTAGCAACATTCGTTTGGATTACCTAATTCAAACTAGCCAATACACGGCCAATGACGTGGTGCAGTACAGCGCGGTTATCTTTACTAGCTTTGCCTCTATGGTGGTGATCCCGTCACTGGTTATCTACAACCGCGAAGCGACTCAAAAGCAGATCCGCAATATGATTCTGTTGGGTTCGGTGATTCCACTAATCTGCTACCTGACTTGGTTGTTCGCGATTATCGGTAACCTTGGCACAGATGCAATCAGCCAATTCCATAATATCTCAGAACTGATCTCAGCGTTTAGCGGACAGTCTGCTTGGCTGAAAGTCGTGATTGCGCTGTTCTCAGCATTGGCATTGGTGACCTCTTTCCTTGGTGTGTCCATGGCGCTTTACGACCAAAACAAAGACGCTGTTACCAATAACAAGCTGCTGGCTTACGCTCTGACCTTTGTATTGCCTTTGGTACTCGCTGAACTGTTCGCGAGCCAGTTTGTGAGCATGCTGGATTATGCGGGCATGGTATTGGTGTTCTTAGCTATCTGGGGCCCTCTGGCGATGGTAGTTAAGGTTCGTAGACCTGATTTCCCTCACCTACAAACCGAAGGCAGCTACACAGCAGCTGGTGGCGATACGGCACTGATGGCAACATTCGGTTTTGGTGCGTTGATTTTTATCTCTTGGTTTATGGGGTAA
- a CDS encoding methyl-accepting chemotaxis protein, translating to MNLTDMSFKQKIIALLILPILGFLWLSVSAISKSVETTSEMSSLNQLTRLSVVYSELVHELQKERGMTAGFIGSQGNKFGSELKAQRINADSKRNQRTEYWQSEEIDLSQIARLNTEISQSLNQMTSIRNRVDSQSIPLSEALGYYTKLNAKLLSVSALIAELSTDATITTETIAYYNFLQGKERAGIERAVLNNTFSKNEFGPGMLVKFISLVTEQNTYFANFEVLGNPDNVDFFKQQLNDRSVAEVEKLRDVAESKMSGFDVDPVYWFAQSTARIVQLKKTENQLAESLITLTDQKTQQAQSAMMGSIVIFVVITLFATFVSFKAITDLTTRVKDLTRVLSKVRNDNDLTVRATYEGNSELGQISSSLNETLEKFSQVIDNLSQSSLTLASAAEETAQTCQYNSSTLVEQQDQIGLIATATEELSATVNEVAAKTQQTASSAKIADEQSQQGLSTVQQSYESIETLASEINGLAEKITHLHESSNNINSVIDVIKSVAEQTNLLALNAAIEAARAGEQGRGFAVVADEVRTLAQRTQQSTSEIEGFINSLQSDVQTAFNVIDNSKKMSSRAVEDSRGVEQTLQDISGAVSEIFSMAEQIATATEEQAVVTQDIAQNVVAVEQKSTESTTGATQIAATAKEQAELATSLKELSNTFKS from the coding sequence ATGAATTTAACCGATATGTCATTTAAGCAAAAAATCATCGCTTTGCTTATCTTACCGATCTTAGGGTTTTTATGGCTTAGTGTTTCTGCCATTTCAAAAAGCGTAGAAACCACCAGTGAAATGTCGTCATTAAACCAACTTACGCGTTTGTCGGTTGTGTACAGTGAGTTGGTGCACGAGTTACAGAAAGAGCGTGGTATGACCGCTGGTTTTATCGGGTCACAGGGAAACAAGTTTGGCAGTGAGCTAAAAGCACAAAGAATTAACGCAGACAGCAAACGTAATCAAAGAACCGAGTACTGGCAGTCTGAAGAAATCGACTTATCGCAGATCGCGCGTCTGAATACTGAAATCAGCCAAAGCCTCAACCAAATGACTTCGATTCGCAATAGAGTGGACTCTCAATCAATTCCGCTTTCTGAAGCATTAGGTTACTACACCAAACTTAATGCTAAGTTATTGAGTGTATCTGCATTAATTGCTGAGCTAAGTACTGATGCCACCATCACGACAGAAACCATCGCCTACTATAACTTTCTACAAGGTAAAGAGCGTGCGGGTATCGAACGTGCGGTTCTCAACAACACTTTTTCTAAAAATGAATTTGGCCCGGGTATGCTGGTTAAATTCATCTCTTTGGTAACCGAGCAAAATACATATTTTGCGAACTTTGAAGTTTTGGGTAACCCAGATAACGTTGATTTCTTTAAACAGCAACTGAATGATCGCTCGGTGGCTGAAGTGGAAAAACTTCGTGATGTGGCTGAATCGAAAATGAGTGGTTTTGATGTCGATCCTGTTTATTGGTTTGCTCAATCGACTGCACGAATTGTTCAGCTGAAGAAGACCGAAAATCAGTTAGCAGAGTCTCTTATTACACTGACGGATCAGAAAACTCAGCAAGCTCAATCAGCAATGATGGGAAGCATTGTGATATTTGTTGTGATCACTTTGTTCGCAACTTTTGTTAGCTTCAAAGCCATTACTGATTTAACTACTCGAGTTAAAGATCTAACGCGAGTACTTTCTAAAGTCCGAAATGACAATGACTTAACCGTTCGTGCGACTTACGAAGGCAATAGCGAGCTGGGTCAAATCTCATCGTCGCTTAATGAAACATTAGAGAAGTTTTCTCAAGTTATCGATAACCTATCTCAATCTAGCCTGACACTTGCTTCAGCAGCAGAAGAGACGGCGCAAACTTGCCAATACAACTCAAGCACCTTAGTTGAACAGCAAGACCAGATTGGCTTGATTGCGACAGCAACAGAAGAGTTATCAGCGACGGTGAATGAAGTCGCGGCTAAAACACAGCAAACGGCAAGCTCAGCGAAGATCGCTGATGAACAATCACAGCAAGGCTTAAGCACGGTTCAACAATCTTATGAGTCGATAGAAACCTTGGCTTCTGAGATTAACGGCCTCGCTGAAAAAATCACTCATCTACACGAAAGTAGTAACAACATTAACAGTGTGATTGATGTGATTAAATCTGTTGCCGAACAAACCAATTTGTTAGCGTTAAATGCAGCGATTGAAGCCGCTCGTGCTGGTGAACAAGGTCGTGGTTTTGCTGTCGTAGCCGATGAAGTTCGTACTTTGGCTCAGCGTACGCAACAGTCCACTTCGGAAATTGAAGGCTTCATTAACTCGCTACAATCGGACGTGCAAACAGCGTTCAATGTGATTGATAACAGTAAGAAGATGTCTTCAAGAGCGGTTGAAGACTCACGAGGAGTAGAACAGACCCTGCAAGATATTTCAGGGGCTGTGAGCGAAATATTCAGCATGGCAGAGCAGATCGCAACCGCAACTGAAGAGCAAGCAGTAGTGACTCAAGATATTGCTCAGAACGTTGTGGCGGTAGAGCAGAAGTCGACAGAATCTACGACGGGCGCAACGCAAATTGCTGCAACAGCGAAAGAACAAGCTGAGTTGGCAACATCGCTGAAAGAGCTTTCGAATACGTTTAAGAGTTAG
- a CDS encoding TetR/AcrR family transcriptional regulator, protein MAKTAKFDRQDVVDKATNLYWEKGFHATSMRNLQDVIDMRPGSIYAAFGSKEGLFKETLARYTELGILNLNRFRSETDSPIKALESFVKRAVVESKQSSPNGMCMLAKTVAELTDEHAELLAEAKKSLKIMEGEFAKLITEAQELGEINKEREPTQLARHVQVQIAGLRTYAKTCDDIDLLNSMVEDVFKYHPF, encoded by the coding sequence ATGGCCAAGACAGCGAAGTTCGATAGACAAGACGTAGTAGATAAAGCGACTAACCTGTATTGGGAAAAGGGCTTTCACGCAACTTCTATGCGCAATCTACAGGACGTGATTGATATGCGTCCGGGCAGTATTTATGCGGCTTTTGGCAGCAAAGAAGGCTTGTTTAAAGAAACATTAGCTCGTTATACCGAACTCGGCATTCTCAACCTGAACCGCTTTCGCAGCGAAACCGACTCTCCAATCAAAGCGCTCGAAAGTTTTGTAAAACGTGCGGTTGTCGAATCAAAACAAAGTTCGCCAAATGGCATGTGTATGCTGGCTAAAACGGTCGCAGAGCTGACTGATGAACACGCAGAGCTATTAGCAGAAGCGAAGAAATCACTAAAGATCATGGAAGGTGAGTTCGCCAAGTTGATTACAGAAGCGCAAGAACTGGGTGAGATCAATAAAGAACGTGAACCGACGCAACTTGCTCGACATGTTCAGGTTCAAATCGCGGGCCTGCGTACTTACGCCAAAACCTGTGACGATATCGATTTACTTAATTCTATGGTTGAAGACGTATTTAAGTACCACCCTTTTTAG
- a CDS encoding fructose-specific PTS transporter subunit EIIC, which produces MDITDIIEPEIICLDLKADSKQAVFEELVELLDRAGKLSNKSEFLDDIWKREAIGNTGFDDGIAIPHAKSTAVAKPAVAVGISRTGIDYGADGGELSDVFFMLASPDNSDDHHIEVLAQISTRLIEDGFVTKLKAVESVEEAQELFLEANSESFDSYASSHHEVYSEPLSPWAQSLNRLKEHLLYGTSHMIPFVVAGGVLLSLSVMMSGHGAVPESGVLADIAQMGIAGLTLFTAVLGGYIAYSMADKPGLAPGMIGSWLAVNQYNTGFLGAIVVGFFAGFVVNLLKKIKLPDSMISLSSIFIYPLVGTFVTCGAVMWVIGSPIAYVMLEMNQMLTGMAGSGKVVLGSILGAMTAFDMGGPINKVATLFAQTQVNTQPWLMGGVGIAICTPPLGMALATFISPKKFKRDEREAGKAAGIMGMIGISEGAIPFAAADPARVLPAVVAGGIVGNVVGFMFHVINHAPWGGWIVLPVVDGKIGYIVGTLAGALTTALIVILLKKNVVEGEVNSNQFTGGSITEEGQADVLAITSCPSGVAHTFLAAKSLEKAAHHLGVRIKVETQGANGIGNRITQKDIERARLVIFAHDVAIKESERFANVKTLDVSTKEAMLNAQALIMRKV; this is translated from the coding sequence ATGGACATCACTGACATTATAGAGCCGGAGATTATCTGTCTGGATTTAAAGGCAGATTCAAAACAAGCGGTATTTGAAGAGCTTGTTGAACTGCTCGACCGCGCAGGTAAGCTCTCCAATAAAAGTGAATTCCTTGATGATATTTGGAAGCGTGAAGCCATCGGCAATACGGGCTTTGATGATGGTATTGCGATTCCACATGCAAAAAGCACCGCCGTTGCCAAACCTGCTGTCGCGGTAGGTATTAGTCGAACGGGTATCGATTATGGCGCAGACGGAGGTGAACTGTCTGATGTGTTCTTTATGCTTGCCTCACCAGACAATAGCGATGATCATCATATTGAGGTCCTGGCTCAGATCTCGACTCGATTGATTGAAGATGGCTTTGTTACAAAATTAAAGGCGGTAGAGTCAGTTGAGGAAGCTCAAGAGCTGTTTCTCGAAGCGAATTCTGAATCTTTTGATAGCTACGCTTCTAGTCATCATGAAGTTTACAGCGAACCATTAAGCCCTTGGGCACAATCCCTTAATCGTCTCAAAGAACACTTATTGTACGGTACTTCGCACATGATCCCATTCGTGGTCGCGGGCGGAGTGCTTTTGTCTTTGTCGGTAATGATGTCTGGTCATGGCGCTGTGCCTGAGAGCGGTGTTCTGGCTGACATAGCACAAATGGGTATCGCGGGGCTAACCCTGTTTACCGCCGTACTTGGTGGTTACATTGCATATTCAATGGCCGACAAACCGGGCTTAGCACCGGGTATGATTGGTTCTTGGCTCGCAGTGAATCAGTACAATACCGGCTTCCTTGGTGCGATTGTGGTCGGATTCTTCGCTGGCTTTGTGGTGAATCTACTTAAGAAAATCAAACTGCCAGACAGTATGATATCGCTGAGTTCGATCTTCATCTATCCATTAGTCGGCACTTTTGTAACCTGTGGCGCTGTGATGTGGGTGATTGGCTCTCCTATCGCGTATGTGATGCTTGAGATGAACCAAATGCTGACTGGCATGGCTGGCTCAGGAAAAGTGGTGTTGGGCAGTATTTTAGGGGCGATGACAGCCTTTGACATGGGCGGCCCAATCAACAAAGTGGCGACGCTGTTTGCTCAAACGCAGGTGAACACTCAACCTTGGCTAATGGGCGGCGTCGGTATTGCCATTTGTACGCCACCATTAGGTATGGCTCTTGCCACTTTCATATCACCTAAGAAATTTAAAAGAGACGAGCGTGAAGCGGGTAAAGCCGCCGGTATCATGGGCATGATCGGCATCAGTGAAGGTGCGATTCCTTTTGCTGCCGCCGACCCTGCGCGAGTTCTGCCTGCTGTTGTTGCTGGTGGCATTGTCGGTAACGTGGTTGGCTTTATGTTCCATGTCATCAACCATGCACCATGGGGCGGTTGGATCGTATTGCCAGTGGTTGATGGCAAAATTGGCTATATCGTCGGGACATTAGCAGGAGCACTGACGACGGCTCTGATCGTGATACTACTGAAAAAGAACGTGGTCGAAGGCGAAGTAAATTCTAATCAGTTTACGGGTGGCTCGATAACGGAAGAAGGACAAGCGGATGTATTGGCGATCACTTCTTGTCCATCTGGTGTTGCTCATACGTTTCTTGCGGCTAAGTCTTTGGAAAAGGCGGCTCATCATCTTGGGGTTCGGATTAAAGTCGAAACGCAGGGTGCCAACGGAATCGGCAATCGCATTACACAGAAAGACATTGAGCGGGCGAGGTTGGTGATTTTTGCTCATGATGTGGCAATTAAAGAGAGCGAACGCTTTGCGAACGTAAAAACCTTAGACGTCAGCACTAAAGAGGCGATGCTCAATGCTCAGGCGTTGATCATGAGAAAGGTGTAA
- a CDS encoding PTS fructose transporter subunit IIB: protein MRIVAVTACPTGIAHTYMAADALNKTAPKFNVSIKVETQGAMGIENLLTGQDITLADKVLIVSDIDIEQPSRFDPAKTVFIPMEEVLLSVDKVFIKHCRT, encoded by the coding sequence ATGAGAATTGTAGCGGTAACTGCGTGCCCTACAGGCATTGCGCACACCTATATGGCAGCTGATGCACTAAATAAAACGGCCCCAAAATTCAACGTTTCAATCAAGGTTGAGACTCAAGGCGCTATGGGTATTGAAAACTTACTGACAGGCCAGGATATAACCCTCGCAGACAAAGTGTTGATCGTCTCTGATATCGACATCGAACAACCAAGCCGATTTGACCCAGCGAAAACCGTCTTCATTCCAATGGAAGAGGTGTTATTGAGTGTCGATAAAGTTTTTATCAAGCATTGTCGAACTTAA
- a CDS encoding PTS sugar transporter subunit IIA translates to MNEYQITFFVDDPAANSHVAQPLTRLAKKFKSNIRIINITQNRIADLSKSVAMLQVGLLRGDLCQIAAVGIDAELACFVIKDVIAEHYDMVGSQVNHEFSNDLIQRMPQICPPCDIKWHHAKAQTQLTKFECLKGLAHLVYPEDPDELILAFIKREERSSTCVSPGIALPHVMFESTQDLSIAVIVSDNPIDWASPIGQVHVAIALVLPTKPQREHIVAATNLTRNLLHDQVNERLQKTRSSVDLQAVLMYISSRLL, encoded by the coding sequence ATGAACGAATATCAGATCACCTTCTTCGTTGACGATCCTGCCGCGAACTCACACGTCGCGCAGCCGCTGACTCGCTTAGCGAAGAAATTCAAAAGCAACATCCGCATTATCAACATCACTCAAAACCGAATCGCCGATCTCTCCAAATCTGTCGCGATGTTACAAGTGGGTTTACTTCGTGGTGATTTGTGCCAGATAGCCGCAGTAGGGATTGATGCTGAACTCGCATGTTTTGTAATAAAAGACGTGATTGCTGAGCATTACGACATGGTTGGTTCGCAAGTGAACCATGAGTTCTCTAACGATTTAATCCAGCGTATGCCGCAGATATGCCCGCCTTGTGACATCAAATGGCACCACGCTAAGGCGCAAACTCAACTGACAAAATTTGAGTGCTTGAAAGGACTCGCTCACCTCGTTTATCCAGAAGATCCAGATGAACTGATTTTGGCTTTCATTAAGCGAGAAGAACGCTCTTCAACCTGCGTGTCACCAGGTATCGCATTGCCTCATGTGATGTTTGAATCTACTCAAGATCTCTCCATTGCGGTCATCGTCAGTGACAACCCGATTGACTGGGCATCTCCAATTGGCCAAGTACACGTTGCTATCGCTTTAGTACTGCCAACCAAGCCGCAACGTGAACACATTGTGGCGGCTACCAATTTAACGCGAAACCTGCTCCACGATCAGGTCAATGAACGTCTGCAAAAAACCAGAAGCAGTGTCGACTTACAAGCCGTGTTGATGTATATCTCATCTCGCCTGCTTTAA
- a CDS encoding helix-turn-helix transcriptional regulator, whose protein sequence is MIFHDLISSVLNEREPFHNIWFAGDFHTPSACSYQVNFPRLELVLDGEYVNEMESHDRKITSVIAKAGDAIFIPPNCWNKPNWDTDCSVLSMLFGRRQLGLSLVSKRKGEESFYDIQKHSIQTRSGFAIDNILEALSSLARESNKQPMDELLLQALLQYSKTMLEAPVEKSHSRVQDVYQGICIYIQENFHRQITRDSIASRFSISSNHLSRMFRQQGHMTLAEYITRVRVDRAKFMLKKYNFKLNEVAVRCGFKDVNYFCRVFKNRTGRTPTEYRGSI, encoded by the coding sequence ATGATATTTCATGACTTAATCTCCTCTGTATTAAATGAGCGAGAACCGTTTCATAACATCTGGTTTGCTGGAGATTTTCACACGCCTTCAGCATGCAGTTATCAGGTGAACTTTCCCCGTTTAGAGTTGGTGCTAGACGGGGAGTACGTTAATGAAATGGAGAGTCATGATCGCAAAATAACCAGCGTTATCGCCAAAGCCGGAGACGCGATTTTCATCCCACCCAACTGTTGGAATAAACCTAACTGGGATACTGACTGCTCGGTGTTGAGCATGTTGTTTGGGCGTCGCCAGCTTGGTTTAAGCTTGGTGAGTAAGCGCAAAGGCGAGGAGAGCTTTTACGATATCCAAAAGCACAGTATTCAGACTCGTTCTGGGTTTGCGATTGATAATATTTTGGAGGCGCTCAGCTCGTTAGCGAGAGAGAGTAACAAGCAGCCGATGGATGAGTTATTGCTGCAAGCTCTACTGCAATACAGTAAAACCATGTTGGAAGCGCCCGTAGAAAAATCTCACAGTCGAGTACAGGATGTGTATCAGGGGATTTGTATCTACATTCAAGAGAACTTCCACCGCCAAATCACCCGAGATAGTATTGCCTCGCGCTTTAGCATTTCATCGAACCACTTGTCGCGAATGTTCCGTCAACAAGGCCACATGACGCTGGCTGAGTATATTACCCGTGTTCGGGTCGACCGTGCCAAGTTCATGCTCAAGAAGTACAACTTCAAGCTCAATGAGGTGGCTGTGCGTTGTGGTTTTAAGGATGTGAACTATTTCTGTCGAGTGTTCAAGAATCGCACCGGAAGAACGCCGACCGAATATCGAGGCTCTATTTAG